The genome window GGGGGAGCAGGCGCCGCAGCTGCAGGCCCTGCGACACCAGCGCCGCGACCCCGCAACCATCGGCCCAGGCGAGTCCGGACTGATCTGCGCCGGCCAGCAGCACAACATCACGCTGCTGCTGCACCCGGAGCGCGACCGCGCCGCGCCGGAGCGACTGGCCGAGCTGGAGGCGGAAGGCGGCGACGGGCGCCTGCGCATCGACGCCGGCGGCCTGCATGTCGAGAACACGGCGCCCGACCTCGCGGCCCCCGCCGCGACGCTGCACACCGGTGCCAACTGGTGCTACCGCGAGCAGCTGCTGCGGCGCCAACGCGTGGCGATCATCGGCGGCGGGCACTGCGGGCGGGCCCTCAGCCGGACCATGGCCTCGGTGGGCTATCACGTCACGGTCTTCGACAAACGCGCCGAAGTCGCCACCTTCCGCGACAACGCCGACGCCGACCGCCGCGTGGTCGTCGCCGACTACCGCGAAGCCGGCGCTACCCTGACCTGGCCGTCGCTGACCGACGTCGTGGTCATGACCACGGATTTCCAGTCCGATATCCGTGGGCTGCTCGGTTGCGTTGGCCACGGTTTCCGCTTTCTCGGCGTCATGGGCAGCACAGCGAAGATCCGCGCCATCGACAGCGCGCTGGCCGAGGCCGGCGTCGCGCCGGCCGAGCGGGCGCACATTCACGCCCCCATCGGCCTGCCCATGAAAAGCGACACCCCCGAGGAGATTGCCATCAGCGTCACGGCCCAGCTGCTGCAGCTGGCGCGCGAACGGCACCAGACGGACAAGCGCCTGACGGCACAGACCGAGGCGCCCGCCCGGCCCTGAGCTAATTCAGCGTCTTCGCGAAAGCGGCGACTTCGTCAGTGATCTTGCGCCACTCGACGGCGTGCGCGGCGCGATCGACGGTCGTGACGACGCCGTCGCGCGCGACGATGCGGCCGTTGACGATGGTGGTGTGGATGTCGCCGGGATAGGCCTGGAAGGCGATGGCGGCATAGGGGTCGTAGAGCGGCTGCATATTCGCCGAGCCGGTGTCGACGATGATGACATCGGCAAGCTTGCCGGCCTCCAGCGAGCCGATGCGGTCATCCATCTTGAGCGCCCGGGCGCCACCGATGGTGGCCATCTCGACCAGATCCACCGGCGTGAAGAGGGTGCCGTCCCTGTGCAACACGCGCGCCACGCGCGCGGCGTAGCCCATGACCGAAACGATGTCGATCTGATTGGAGCTCATCGGCCCATCGGTACCGAGGCCGACGTCGATACCCATCTGTTTCATGTCCCAGGCCGGCGACAGGCCGGTCAGGCCCTTGGTATTGGCCTTGGGATTGTGCGCGACGCCGACATTCCGCTTCTTCAGGATCGCCATGTCGGCCTCGTCGACCATGATGACGTGGGCGGCGAGCAGATTCGGACCAAGGAAGCCGAGCTCGTCGAGGTAGCCGACGATGCTCTTGTCGGCCGGCACGTCCGGAAAGCGCTCGCGGATCATCGCCTTCTCCTCGTAGAACTCGGCGAGATGCATCAGCATGGGCGCACCGTGCGCCTCGGCCAGCGCCTTGGTCTCCATCAGCTTATCCGGCGAGACCGTGTAGGGCGCGTGCGGCGCCAGCGCCGGCGTGATCAGCTCATCGTCGGCGAATGCCTCGAGGTAACCCACCGCGTAGTCGAGGCCGCCCCAGGGCTCCTCGGCATCCACCACCGGGAAGCCGATGATGCTCTGCCCGAGCACGCCGCGGATACCGACATCCTTGACCGCGTGCGCGACCTCGTCCTCGTGGTAGTACATGTCGGTCACCGTGGTGACGCCTGCCAGCGCCAGCTCGATGGCCGCCTGGCGCGAGGCCACACGGATCAGCTCGCGGCTCAGCAGCTCCTTCTCCAGCGGAAAGAAGAACTCGAAGAGCCGGTCCTCGACAGCGTATTCGCCCAGGCCGCGGAAGGCGATCATCGCCATGTGGTTGTGCGTGTTGATCATGCCGGGCATGACGATGTCGCCGTCCGCGTCGATGACCGTATCGGCCGCGTAGCGCTCGGCCAGCGCGGGCTCCCCCACGGCGGTGATCTCGCGGCCGGTGATGACCAGCGTGCCGCGATCGAGAACACGGCGCTCTGCATCCATCGTCAGGATGCGGGCGTTGGTGATGATCAGATCCGCCGGCTCGGGCGCGTCGGCCCGGGCCGTGGACAGAACGGCGCCGCAGAGCGCGGCGGCAAGCAGGAATACGACTTTCACGAGCTTTCCTTGTAGCCGGGGGTCGTCACGATCAACGGCCGGAGGCTTCGGGGGTGGGCCGGGTGAGCAGATCGACGAGCAGTCGCTCGAAGGGCGCCAGATGAATGTCACGCACGACGGTCTGCGGCTGCTCACCCAGGCCGGGCTGATGCCCCTCCGGCCAGGACAGCGTGTTGCCGTAACCGGCCGTGAAATTGGTGTCGACGTCGACGTAGAGCTGTTCCGATTCCTGGATCAGCGAGGGGTCCAGCCAGACGGCGATGCTCAGCTCGTCCCACATGGGCAGACCCGGCTCGACGTAGTCGGCGATGGCCCGGCCCAGTGCGGTATCGGTGTTGGTCATCTCCGCGATGAGCTCGGCGCGGAACTCGGTCTCGGTGGTGGGATCGATGGGCAGCATGGTGATCTTCTTCCACGGGGCGCGGAAGACGATGCTCGCGGCCTCGGGATCCCAGCGGAAGTTGAACTCCAGGCGCGGCGTGTTGGCGTACTCACGCGCCGAACGGGCTGCCGCCTCGCTGTCGCGCCGTTGCTGCGGGTTCAGGCTGCCTCCCATGTAGACGAATTCCTTCGCCTTGGCGGCGAATTGCGGATCGATCAGCTGCGCGATGGCGAGGTTGGTCAGCGGGCCGTTGGCAATGATGGTGATCTCGCCGGGGTGTGCGTTGACCTGCTCGACGAGGAACTGCGCGGCGACAGCATCGGCGGGCTCGGTTTCGGGAAGACCCTCGGTGAGCGGCGGCACGACGTCCGGATCGCTCGGCTCGTCGTAGCCTTCGGCGGCCATGACGGGCGGGCCGTCGCCCATCGCGCCCTTGAAGACCAGATCGCCGTAGAGCGACTCCCAGCGCTCGGTGGCCGCCTTCGAGTTGAGCATCGGATGTACCGCGCCCGGCACCACCGGGATGTCGGTACGGCCGGCGATCTCGAGCTTGCGCAGCGCGTGCGCGACGTTCTGGTCGTGCCAGGTGACGCCGCTGACGACGGTGAAGCCGAGCACATCGACATCGGCCTCCTGCAACAGGAGAAAGGGGCTGACATTGCTGAAGCCGGTGAAGTCGTCGTCGAGAATGACCTTGCGGCTCTCTCCGGCGCTCGCCGGTACCGACAGCGTCAGGCTCGCAGCCAGCACGAGCGTGCGCATCGGTCCGGCAGACAAAGAAGACATCTTCAACATGGATTTCCTTGGAAAGTGCGCGGCCTGCCGGCGACGGCGGGGCGTCGGATGCAAGCGACGCAAACGGGGCTAAGGGGGGATCAAGAGGCGAACAGGCGCCCGGCCTGTCGCCGGGCACCCGCCGCTTCCTCACACGACCTCTAGAACTGCATCTTGAAATTCGCGCCGATGATGCGCGGCTCGTTGACGAGCGCGGCCATGTTGTTGATGGCGACCGCACCCAGGGCCTCGACCTCGTCGGTGCAGTTGCGGCAGAAGCCGGCCACCTCGTACTTGCCGTAGTCCCAGGTGTAGGCGACACGCAGACCGGCCAGCAGCAGCGGGTTCGACTTCAGCTCGATGGACTCGGTGAGCCCGTAGTTGTATTCACCGGTGTAGGACAGATCGCCGAAGATGTAGAAGCCGTCACCGTCGCCCATCGGGATGTCGTAGCGGGCGGTGGTGTTGGCGATGTACTTGGCCGCTCTCGGCAGCGGGTTGCCGTCGATCAGGAAGAGCCCGTCGTCCGTCTCCGGATCGAGGTTCGTGCAACCGGCACTGCCGCAGCCGTTCACGGCCAGGTCGGGGTCGTCGAGCTCGGTGTCGTTGTAGCTGGCACCGAAGGTGACCAGCAGCTGCTCGGTGACATGCGCCCAGAGATCCAGTTCCAGGCCCTGACCGATGGTCGTGTCCGCATTGAGCAGCCGCAGGATGTTGTCCTCGGTACCGGCAGCGGTGAGCTGCTGGCCGTCGACCTCGTAGTAGTAGGCGCTGGCGTTCAGGCGCAGGCGATTGTCCAGCAGCTCGGACTTGAAGCCGGCCTCGTAGGAGATCATCTCCTCGGGCTCGGCGATGGTGATGGGCAGGTTCTGGTCGGGCGCGGCATAGCTCTGCGCGCGGAAACCGGTGGCGATGCGCCCGTAGGTCGTGACCTGCGGCGTCAGCGCATAGCTCAGGCTGGCATCCCAGCTCAACTTGCTGCTGTCGTCGCTGTCCGAGCGCGGCCCGACGAAATCGGTGTTGAAGGTCTCGTCCACCTGGAAACTCTTGTCGTTCCAGGTGTAGCGCGCGCCGAGCTTGGTCTTGAGGCGCTCGGTCAGCGCGATGTCCACGGCCGCGAAGCCGGCGAGCGACTGCGTCTCCTGCGTGTTGCGCGTGAAGTTGCTGACCGGCCCCGATGGCGAGCCGTAGGTCCGGCCCGTACCGGTCACCGATTCGTCGAAGTAATAGATGCCGGCCTGCCAGTCGAGGAAGCCGCCGTCATTCGAGGCGAGGCGAAGCTCCTGCGTGATCTGGCGCAGATCGTCCACCTGGCCGGAGGTTTCCACCGGGAAGGCCGTCGCCCCCTCCTCGCCGTTCGAGAAGCCGCCGTCGATATCGCCGCGGCTGAAGTAGTGGTTGATGCCCTCGTAGCCGGTGATCGAGTACAGGGTGACATTGTCGAAGTCCCAGCTCATACGCGCGTTGGCGCCGAGGCTCTTGAGCGCCTGCTCGTTGCGGGCATCCATGGCGACCTTCTCGATATCGAAGCCCGGCGCCAGATCGTTGCTGCCCGGCAGGACCGTGAAGGCGCGGAACAGACGCGCGGTGCCGTCGAGGTCCCGACCGTGAACATTGAGCAGCGCGCGGAAGCCGGAGTCGGCCGGATCGTAGAGCAGCTGCGTGCGAAAGGCGCGATCGGCGTAGCCGCCGTACTCGTCCTTCACATCCTTGAAGGTGTCGTCGACCCAGTCGTCGCGGTTCTGCGAGATGGCCGAGAAGCGCACCGCCATGTCGTTGCCGATGGGGGCGTTGTAGACCATCTCGTAATTGTTGCTGTTGTAGGTGCCGGTGGACATGCTGAAGTAGCCTTCCTGAGTGCCCAGCACCGGCTTGGCCGATTCGAGCTTGACGACACCCGCCGGCGTGTTGCGCCCGAAGAGCGAGCCCTGCGGACCACGCAGCACCTCGATGCTGGCCAGATCGAAGGCCGGAAAGCTCTTCAGCGCCGGATTCGACAGCTGGATGTCGTCGTAGACCAGTCCGACCGGCTGCGAAGCGAAGGTCGAGAAATCCGTATTGCCGAAGCCGCGGATGTAGAAGCGCGGCAGGCTTCGGCCGTTGGAGGATTCGACCACCAGGCTGGGCGTGCTGCCGGAAAGATTCCGGATATCGCTGCCATCCGAGCTCAGTGCCTCGATCTGCTGCTGCGGAACCGTCGTCACCGAGATCGGGACTTCCTTGACGCTTTCCTCGTTGCGCGAGGCGGTTACCGTCATTTCCTCCAGCTGCGAGCGAGCCGGCTGTTCCTCGGCTTCCGGCGCACTGGCACCGTCTTCCTGCGCCATCGCCACATGCAGCGGCATCGACATGCCTGCAAGCAATGCCAGGAGCGCACCATGAGTGAGGAAGCGCCGTGCTCCACGAGCGGCCAAGCGCGATGCCCGTCCGATTTCGGACACGGCAAGTTCGCAGCCGAAACTGCCGTCCTCGCTACCGGTGGATCTGCCGCTTCCGCTACTTCTGCCGATCTGCCCCATTGGATTACCCCTTTCCGTGCCCGAGTTGTTGGGAATGTTTTATCGCTACACGTTCGGGAAGCAACAGCCATGCCATATTTCAAGCTGTTGATTTTTATGGTTTTGTTAAAAAACTCGGCTGCCTTCCGGCGGTGCATCGCCTCCTATGAATGCAACGATGCATACATGTAGTGCCGGCAAGGCGCGCTGCATCGCCGCACCGGGCGACACCCCATCGGGCGTTCAAGCCGCCGACCCCGGAAAGCGATCAGAAGTCGGCGCAGACAGGCGCCGATACCAGCAGCACGGATTGCTGCGCGAAGCGCTCGCGATAGGCGGTGCGGACATCGGCCAGCGCCGCGGCCGCCTCCCGCGTGTCGGCCCGTAACACGACAAGCACGCGCGAGGGCTGGCGGATGATGGCGCCGCCGTCGCGATCACGCCACTGCCCGCGTGCGTCGAGCACGGTCAGGCCTTCGGGAAAGCGCGGCGTGACCTCGCTGGCGAGGAAGTCGCGCCATTGCGCATCGTCGATACGCTCGCCACCGCGCTGCGTGAGGCCGAAGTACAACTCGTGCTTCTGCATGGCCGCGCCGGGTGAGCAGGCCGGAAGCTCGTGACCCGGCATAGCGCTGCAGGCGGCGAGCATGCCGACGACAGCCATCAGCATCACCGTCCGGCAACAACCGGCGGCAGGCTTCACGCCCTTACTCCTCTGCAGAAGGCAGGCTGTCGCGGTAGCGCGACCAATCGGCCAGCAGGGCCGACACGACCTGGTTGCCCACCGCGAAGGCGGCTTCGAGACTGGGGAGGTAGGCGGAATAGCCCTCCTCGTCACGCGCGAGGTTCTGCGCGGCGCTGAGATCGCTCGGCTGCACGGTGAAGTTGCTGCCGGTGCGCAGGATCAGCACGCGATCCGCATCCACGCGTCCGGCGCGGTCGAGATAGTCCAGTGACTGCATCGTTCCGGAGTCCTCCATCGCCGAGGTCGCGAAGCGCGCCTGTCCGTCGCTCCAGTAGGCGATCCACTCGCGCGCCCAGCGGTTGAGCAGCGCGCCGTGCCAGTAGGAAGTCGCCGAGAGATTGGCTCCGACCGTCACCGAAGGGGCGCCGCGCGCCGCCTCGTGACCCTCGTGGCGGTAGCGGCTGCGCAGCGCCTGCATCGCCTCGGTATCCTGCAATTCGGTGTCGCGGGTCAGCGCGTAGGCCCATTCGAGAAGCTGCGGATTGAGCTGCCAGACTCGGGCCTGATCGTCCGGCCGGGGCGGCTCGAACGGCACATCGCGACCGTAGGGGATCGTGCCGGTCGACCAGTCGGAGGGAATCTCGCGGGCGTCGATGCGATAGGCCAGATCGCCGTCTACCACCCAGTCCGTCCAGACCGCACTGCCCACTGTGGTGACGGCGGGATCGACGCCGGAAATGCCGGCGATCAGCCAGTAGGCCTGCGACAGATCGAAGCGCGGGTCACTGCCAAGCGCCATGATGGAGGCCGCCGCACGCGCCGTGCCCTGTCCGGTGACGGTGGCGATCACGCCCGCATCGGGATCGGCAACGACATCATGATGTGCCGCCGGCAGCGGATAGACCGTGTCGAGACCGAGGCGCTGCTTCCACAGCTGCAACTCGCCCGGCGTGTCGCCGCTGTCGGCGCCGACCTCGAACATGCTGACGATCACGAGCTTGACCGGCATCGGCTCGGTGGCGCCCGCGGACCAGGCAGACGGCACCGGGATCGACAGGCAAGCCAGAAGCAGTCCCACGCGCGCCCTAGTCATCGGTTGATCCCCTATCTCCCGGCAATGCGTCGCGATAGCGATCCCAGTCATCGACGAGGACTTCGACCACCCGGCTGCCGACACCGTGGGCGGCTTCCAGCGCAGAGCGCATGCCCGAATAACCGGCCTGCTCGCCGGCCAGGCTCTCGGCCGCATCGACCCCCGGCGGTCCGAGCGTGAAGTTGCTGACCGTGCGCAGCACGAGCAGGCGCTGCGGGTCCACCAGCCCGGCCTCGCCGAGCCGGCTGAGCGCCAGCGCCGTGCCGGTATCCTCCATTGCCGAGGTCACGAATTCGCCTTCGCCGCCACTCCAGTAGGCAACCCAGTCATTGGCCCAATCGTTGAGCAGCGGGCCGTGCCAGAAGGTCATGGCGGCAAGATGATCTCCGCGCATGACGCGCGGTGGCCGGCGCGCGGCCTCCTGATCGAAGCGCTCGCGAAAGGCGGCCATCGCCTCATCGTCGGGGATGGCGACATCCTTGGTCAGCGCATAGGCCCAGTCGACCAGCCCGGCGTCGAGCCGGAAGTGCTGGTTCTCGGCCATATTCTCCTCGGGCTTCGGCGTCTCGTAGGGCTCGCTCGCGCGCAGCGGTACGTAGCCGGTGGGCCAGCTCTCCGGGATCTCGCGCGCATCGAGCTCGTAGGCGAGATCGCCATCGACCAGATGATCGGCCCAGACCGCCGAGCCGAGCGAGGTGTCCGCCGGGTCGCCACCCGAGATGCCGGCGACGAGCCAGTAGGCATTGGACAGGTCGAAGCGCGGATCCAGACCGAGGGTGGTGATGGTGGAGACGGCGTTCGCCGTGCCGATGCCGGTGATCACGGCGATGAGGCCCCGCTCCGGGTCCGCATGCACATCGCTGTAGGCGGCGGGCATGGGGTAGACCGTGTCGAGCCCTTCCCGCTCCTTCCAGAGCTGGAATTCGCCGGGTTCGTCGCCGCCGAGATCCCCGATCTCGAACATCGTCACGACCACGGCGCGGACCTCCAGCGGCTCGGCCTTCCCGTCGGTGGCGTCGCCACCCCCGGCAGGCGCTTCCGGCGTGCCGCAGCCCGCCAGCGCGAGGGACAGCGCAGCCGCCCATGCCAGGCGACGACAAGACGTTGGGCAGGCGCGCATCAGGCCACCTCCCCGAGCTCGGCGTCGAGGGCGTCGAGCTGGGCATTGAAACGCACGCGCAGGGCGCGTTTCTCGCCGTCGTCGAGCCAGCTGCCGTCGACCGATTCCAGGCAGAAGCGGCGAACCTGTGCCGGGCCATAGTCGAGGGCCGTGCACAGATCGACGAACTCCTTGCCGATGTCGGTATGGAACATGGTCGGATCGTCGGAATTCAGCGTCACCCGCAGGTCGCTCGCGACCATGCCGCGGATCGGGTGCGTACCCAGATCACGCCAGCCGTAGACGGTGGCGGTGGCCGTGGGACAGCAGGTGAAGACCAGCCCTTCATCGCGGGCGCGCGCCACCAGCGCCGGATCATCGAGGATGTGATAACCGTGATCGATGCGCTCGCAGCCGAGCAGGTCCAGGCAGGTACGGATGTTCTGCGGCGGTGCGTCCTCGCAGGCATGACTGGTCAGGCGCAGCCCGCCGGCGCGGGCGGCGCGATAGGCTGCGACGAAGCGCTCGGGGGGATCGGGCGCCTCCGCACCGTCCATGCCCAAGCCGATGAGCTCGTCGGGCCGATGCGCCAGCACCTGCTCGACCATCGCCAGGGCCTCGGCCGGATCGTCCTGGCGATAGACATCCGCAATGAGCCGGCAGTCGACGCCGAGATCGTGTCGCGCCTGGCGGATACCGTCGACGATGCCGTCGACCACCGTCTCGTAGGCGATGCCGCGGCGCGTGTGCAGCGTCGGGTTGAAGAACATCTCGCGGTAGACGAGGTTGCCCAGGCTCTGGCCGTCGGCCAGGGACTCGTAGGCCACGCGCGCGAAGTCGTCGCGATCGATGATGGTGGTCGAGACGAGCCCGAATATCTTCAGGAACTCCTCAATGGTGTCGTACGCGTAGAGTGCGTCGACCTCCTGCGTGGGCAGCGCCACGCCGTGCTTGCGGGCCAACTCGGCGAAGGTCGCCGGCCGCACCGTGCCTTCGAAATGACAGTGCAGCTCGGCCTTGGGAACGCGTCTCAGGTAATCCTCGTAGCGCACAGCTCTTCTCCGCATGATGTGAGGGAGTCGCCACAACCTCCTGCCGGCAGAGGGCGCGGGATCATCGAGCACGGGGAGGGGGCACAGAATGGGCGTGGAGAGGGACGCCGTGTCTGACCGGGGGCTGCCGATGCCCCCACCCCGCGCTTCATGATCCGGCGTCCTCCTGCCGGCGTTCGACGTGAGCGATCCATTGCCGGGCGCGCTGCGCCGTATCGCCGTAATCGGCGGCACG of Algiphilus aromaticivorans DG1253 contains these proteins:
- a CDS encoding XdhC family protein — its product is MTRDFWRTVAAQLNAGTPAFVTLVAAHTRGSPGTTGARMLLRPDGSQLGTIGGGIMEQRLIAEAMAAFDAGEQAPQLQALRHQRRDPATIGPGESGLICAGQQHNITLLLHPERDRAAPERLAELEAEGGDGRLRIDAGGLHVENTAPDLAAPAATLHTGANWCYREQLLRRQRVAIIGGGHCGRALSRTMASVGYHVTVFDKRAEVATFRDNADADRRVVVADYREAGATLTWPSLTDVVVMTTDFQSDIRGLLGCVGHGFRFLGVMGSTAKIRAIDSALAEAGVAPAERAHIHAPIGLPMKSDTPEEIAISVTAQLLQLARERHQTDKRLTAQTEAPARP
- a CDS encoding amidohydrolase; the protein is MKVVFLLAAALCGAVLSTARADAPEPADLIITNARILTMDAERRVLDRGTLVITGREITAVGEPALAERYAADTVIDADGDIVMPGMINTHNHMAMIAFRGLGEYAVEDRLFEFFFPLEKELLSRELIRVASRQAAIELALAGVTTVTDMYYHEDEVAHAVKDVGIRGVLGQSIIGFPVVDAEEPWGGLDYAVGYLEAFADDELITPALAPHAPYTVSPDKLMETKALAEAHGAPMLMHLAEFYEEKAMIRERFPDVPADKSIVGYLDELGFLGPNLLAAHVIMVDEADMAILKKRNVGVAHNPKANTKGLTGLSPAWDMKQMGIDVGLGTDGPMSSNQIDIVSVMGYAARVARVLHRDGTLFTPVDLVEMATIGGARALKMDDRIGSLEAGKLADVIIVDTGSANMQPLYDPYAAIAFQAYPGDIHTTIVNGRIVARDGVVTTVDRAAHAVEWRKITDEVAAFAKTLN
- a CDS encoding nucleoside hydrolase yields the protein MSSLSAGPMRTLVLAASLTLSVPASAGESRKVILDDDFTGFSNVSPFLLLQEADVDVLGFTVVSGVTWHDQNVAHALRKLEIAGRTDIPVVPGAVHPMLNSKAATERWESLYGDLVFKGAMGDGPPVMAAEGYDEPSDPDVVPPLTEGLPETEPADAVAAQFLVEQVNAHPGEITIIANGPLTNLAIAQLIDPQFAAKAKEFVYMGGSLNPQQRRDSEAAARSAREYANTPRLEFNFRWDPEAASIVFRAPWKKITMLPIDPTTETEFRAELIAEMTNTDTALGRAIADYVEPGLPMWDELSIAVWLDPSLIQESEQLYVDVDTNFTAGYGNTLSWPEGHQPGLGEQPQTVVRDIHLAPFERLLVDLLTRPTPEASGR
- a CDS encoding TonB-dependent receptor, encoding MSMPLHVAMAQEDGASAPEAEEQPARSQLEEMTVTASRNEESVKEVPISVTTVPQQQIEALSSDGSDIRNLSGSTPSLVVESSNGRSLPRFYIRGFGNTDFSTFASQPVGLVYDDIQLSNPALKSFPAFDLASIEVLRGPQGSLFGRNTPAGVVKLESAKPVLGTQEGYFSMSTGTYNSNNYEMVYNAPIGNDMAVRFSAISQNRDDWVDDTFKDVKDEYGGYADRAFRTQLLYDPADSGFRALLNVHGRDLDGTARLFRAFTVLPGSNDLAPGFDIEKVAMDARNEQALKSLGANARMSWDFDNVTLYSITGYEGINHYFSRGDIDGGFSNGEEGATAFPVETSGQVDDLRQITQELRLASNDGGFLDWQAGIYYFDESVTGTGRTYGSPSGPVSNFTRNTQETQSLAGFAAVDIALTERLKTKLGARYTWNDKSFQVDETFNTDFVGPRSDSDDSSKLSWDASLSYALTPQVTTYGRIATGFRAQSYAAPDQNLPITIAEPEEMISYEAGFKSELLDNRLRLNASAYYYEVDGQQLTAAGTEDNILRLLNADTTIGQGLELDLWAHVTEQLLVTFGASYNDTELDDPDLAVNGCGSAGCTNLDPETDDGLFLIDGNPLPRAAKYIANTTARYDIPMGDGDGFYIFGDLSYTGEYNYGLTESIELKSNPLLLAGLRVAYTWDYGKYEVAGFCRNCTDEVEALGAVAINNMAALVNEPRIIGANFKMQF
- a CDS encoding DUF3574 domain-containing protein, which encodes MKPAAGCCRTVMLMAVVGMLAACSAMPGHELPACSPGAAMQKHELYFGLTQRGGERIDDAQWRDFLASEVTPRFPEGLTVLDARGQWRDRDGGAIIRQPSRVLVVLRADTREAAAALADVRTAYRERFAQQSVLLVSAPVCADF
- a CDS encoding purine nucleoside permease; this translates as MTRARVGLLLACLSIPVPSAWSAGATEPMPVKLVIVSMFEVGADSGDTPGELQLWKQRLGLDTVYPLPAAHHDVVADPDAGVIATVTGQGTARAAASIMALGSDPRFDLSQAYWLIAGISGVDPAVTTVGSAVWTDWVVDGDLAYRIDAREIPSDWSTGTIPYGRDVPFEPPRPDDQARVWQLNPQLLEWAYALTRDTELQDTEAMQALRSRYRHEGHEAARGAPSVTVGANLSATSYWHGALLNRWAREWIAYWSDGQARFATSAMEDSGTMQSLDYLDRAGRVDADRVLILRTGSNFTVQPSDLSAAQNLARDEEGYSAYLPSLEAAFAVGNQVVSALLADWSRYRDSLPSAEE
- a CDS encoding purine-nucleoside phosphorylase, which encodes MRACPTSCRRLAWAAALSLALAGCGTPEAPAGGGDATDGKAEPLEVRAVVVTMFEIGDLGGDEPGEFQLWKEREGLDTVYPMPAAYSDVHADPERGLIAVITGIGTANAVSTITTLGLDPRFDLSNAYWLVAGISGGDPADTSLGSAVWADHLVDGDLAYELDAREIPESWPTGYVPLRASEPYETPKPEENMAENQHFRLDAGLVDWAYALTKDVAIPDDEAMAAFRERFDQEAARRPPRVMRGDHLAAMTFWHGPLLNDWANDWVAYWSGGEGEFVTSAMEDTGTALALSRLGEAGLVDPQRLLVLRTVSNFTLGPPGVDAAESLAGEQAGYSGMRSALEAAHGVGSRVVEVLVDDWDRYRDALPGDRGSTDD
- the add gene encoding adenosine deaminase, yielding MRYEDYLRRVPKAELHCHFEGTVRPATFAELARKHGVALPTQEVDALYAYDTIEEFLKIFGLVSTTIIDRDDFARVAYESLADGQSLGNLVYREMFFNPTLHTRRGIAYETVVDGIVDGIRQARHDLGVDCRLIADVYRQDDPAEALAMVEQVLAHRPDELIGLGMDGAEAPDPPERFVAAYRAARAGGLRLTSHACEDAPPQNIRTCLDLLGCERIDHGYHILDDPALVARARDEGLVFTCCPTATATVYGWRDLGTHPIRGMVASDLRVTLNSDDPTMFHTDIGKEFVDLCTALDYGPAQVRRFCLESVDGSWLDDGEKRALRVRFNAQLDALDAELGEVA